Genomic DNA from Salvia miltiorrhiza cultivar Shanhuang (shh) chromosome 1, IMPLAD_Smil_shh, whole genome shotgun sequence:
gggaggcttgttactccattggctttaaaatattttttgttcacaatatacataaataggAAATTTTTTGCCTGCttattgatattttataacgCACAAGCGTAgcctattttttcaaatttttcaaACCTACAGtgcatgaaagtgacgtgagttagcAATTAATGTCATTTTTTCAGATTTTGAACAATtcttaactacctatcttacacattttcttacacaattgtacttgtgtaagaaaggTGTAAGAACTTTTGCAAAATTCAATGCCTACCTATCAACATCAATTGTACTTTGAGTATTTTCCATAGACATATTATATGGGTGGGTAGTTTCCATAGACATATTATCAAAGTGGGTAGATTCATATATTTAGACATGATATAAAGGTGATCTCCTGTACACTCTGGTTGCACCTTGatccattttttcttgaaatgacattaacactattttgttttacaaataacattatttcaaaaataacactaacactattttattttacaaatgacactatttcgaaactgacactaacactatattgaaatgacactaacactatatcgaaatgacattaacacttGACAATCGGGTAGGATAGTCCAGTTAGGTTAGATTTGGGTCATGATCTGGATCGGGTAtgacccgggtgtaccgtataCCCAAGTGTACAGAAGATTTTGTGAATGATATATACCCATTCTAAaagataaaattttaaaaaaaatacacattttTTTACGAAATATATAAAGTATACTTATTTAAGTTTTTTTCACTCTTATGATGAACATTAATGTATTTTGCACTGATGCTCGACTCGCAATCGACAAATATCTAGCattaattagtttattttttaaaaatacttgACTACACATGCTCGATTGCTCGACTCGCAATAATTGAGCATGTCTAGCATTGGTGTGTTTACAACTAATGCCCGACTCACATAGATCGAACATTAatgtatttattaaaaatacacTAATGTTCAATACACTCGACTCGCAATGATCAAGCATGTCAGCATATGCATTTACCACTTATTCTCGACATGCATTGATTGAACATGTCAAGTAAAGTTTGTGATTTCAACAAATTTTGTGATTTAAATAAggataattttattctttataatttaatttcttttataataaatattttttttaaccatTAATCCTAAAAATCACCTTTTGTCTATTATTAAGGCATCCGCTATGAAAGAAGTAAATCGTGGAATATTCAAGACATATTAAATGGGTGAAACCCTCATAATGTGGCCCCTACTAACGTAAACATGGAAGGACAACTCCCTCTTTAATGAAAGTATTAAATGTTGCTATTTCATCTTAGAATCTAATACGTATATAACTTTATTGAAAtccagaaaaaataaaataaattttgtgaTCCACATTTATACACGAGATTCTAACGTGTTGAATCAGAACTTGATACTGAAATTTTGGTTTAAgagaattttcaaaaatagttgAAAGGCCAATATAGTTTTTTCACATGCCAAATCATTTTCAGGAGCATCAAAAATTCAGCATAAGttgataattaataatattttattattcaatAATTAATGTAGAGAACAATGTTATTTGGGAGTGTAGAAAATAAATGACGATAAATGGAAAAAGATGCAGAACCGATGCGAGATTAAatctctctccgtaaggcaaaattactttCGCTCTGTGCTCGCGGATCTGCAGTAATTGCCCCCATGATACAACGGTTTGGGGATGATAGATgagtccttagcactaggagATCGCTATCCGGTCGAACGACTTGATACTCGGAACTAAGTATGTAAACTAATCTAATATGACAAGTTGATTATCTGAATTCGTTggtgtgtttaatctcattctggagggccctatttatagtgttCCAGGGGTTTCCTTGAACGGACGTGACTTTTCAGTCCAAAGAGGTGCACCCTTCTTGTTCAAAGAGATGTGTCTCTTCTGTTCGAAGGGGTGTACTGTGTGGGCAAACATGTGGTCCGAACCAGTGTGCCTCTTCGGTCCTTAACCGCTGCTACGTaggtttgggcaaacaggtggtccgaaccatcgtgtctcttcggttCTTAACCGCCGCCACGTGCACTGTTTCggcaaacaggtggtccgaacAGTGACTATCTTTGGgtattaattactcattcaattctttttagatttgaacaagtaaatataccaaattaatctactcaacatgTTGATTCCAAAAATActttttaattccattaattacaaagaaATTATGACATTAAATAAgctatttattccaacaaaCAAAACATATATCATTTTCTCTGCATAAGcattagttattattattatttttagttaataactataattatcattatgctttatacaaagttcaaaatttatattttcaaatttaagattttatgaagtagatatggattattttattttatttttaaagtatattttatagttatttatatatatatttttaatattatatttatttaaatatattgtttaatttGGATTTTCGTGGTGACTGGCATCAATAAAAATAGAGTGGAACTCGCAGTCGCAGGATTACCGGTTTCCACTAAAGTGAATAATCAATAGATCGCGCgcattgtttatttttatttgttaccTGTTGCGTCACATTTATATTAAGCAACTAAAATCCATATTCCAGAATGCATGCAATCAAACTTATATTTGATTCCacattttaaattgaaatgtaCATAGCTATTCAATATTTGAAAACACACAATATCGCATATGAAGAATAGAGTTTGTAACACACTAGATTATATAATTGGCAGGTGAAGTATGGTTGGTACTTGGTCAACCTCCTCATCAAATATTcatcttctttttttattttttttttatgaaaatactGTATAAACTAAATAACGAAAAAAGTTATTACAAAAAAATCTTGGGCATACtcaaggaaaaaaaattgccaCAAAAACACCCGACCTCAAGTGAGGAAGGGGGGCAGGGGAGCCTTCGAAAAAAAAACTCAATGATTTCCTAGAAAAACCCTATTCTATTACATAAAGAAGTAGATATCATAAGGCATTTCCAACATTCCTTGATTTCTCAGCCATTTTCTTGGTTTTTTAAGATTTTGACGCTTTCCAGCCCGCAGAATATGGCCTGCCCCTTATGTGTATTTTGTGGGGCAATGGCCCAAGGCCCCAAAATTTAAGGGGCGCCAAATTTTTCGCCTAATAATTAACAGATTTACAGAGCAAACATGAAGGAAGGTAAAGTTTTATTTATTCTCTCTCAAAGTACAAAATGAAGTTAAAGCACTATTTATACTCCACATAAACATTGCTGGATGGAGAAGTGCATGTGAATGAATTAAAGGAAACAAAAGTTACTGCAGCCCACTAACAAAAGCGCACTTACAGAAACCAACAACTTTGGTTCTCTATTTATTCTATAAGTCTGATAATAATATTATGTCTTACTTAAAAAAAATCCCTACCTATTTAAAAGAATTATTCAGTCGCATATGTAATTATTgagtttattaaaattttagattACTTTTCCACAGGGACGGAACCAGGAATTTTAttggggggggggctgaactttgatgggggttcgggggcggtagcccccgttTTTTTGGGGACATTcagtacattttagacatttttataataataataataataataaacaacattttcatagataatatagttctaaTACATTTGAAATAACATAGCTAAAAAagttcaatacattacaaataacctAAGAATAAATACTTGGTGAAGTAGTTGTttctgtttgagaaagtgatgacAATTGATTGCGACGTGTACTCATCGACTGAAAACGTTGTAATATCTTTTCATTATCAATTGTTgagaaaatatcattttcaatGTACACGATCAAACTGTCATTCATCCACTCGTCCTGCATACGATTTCGCAAATCACTTTTGACTAGCTTCATTGCAGAAAATGCTCTTTCAACAGAAGCAGTAGCTACAGGTAAAACCAATGTCAACTCAATCATACGATAAAccaattgaaaaattaaatgattgcCACTTTTAACCATTTCTTGTGCAAAACTTCCCAAATCAGTGATCGTAGAAAGGTAAGGATGATGCCGGACAAGTGCTATGAAATTACGGAGTTGTTGTGAAAGACACAAAGAATCACCTGTTAAATATTTCACATTAATAAAGATACTACGAAATTATTGAAGTTGATGTGAAAAACAATTAACTGAAGTTGATGTGAAAAACAATGAATGTACATAGCATAAGGATTTTCTTCCAATATTAAGGCCTTCAACCCATTGAACTCACCTCTCATATTTGAAGTTCCATCATATCCTTGACCCCTCAGTTTTGATAGTGATAAACCATGTTTCACAAATAAAGCACTAAGAGCATCTTTAAGAGAATGTGAACAAGTGTCAACAACATGCACAATGCCAATAAATCTTTCAATTACACATCCTTTATCATTCACATATCTTAAAACTACCCCCATTTGCTCTTTCAATGATACATCCCGAGCCTCATCAACCAATATAGTAAACACTTTGTCCCCAATATCATTAATTATAGCAAGTGTAACCTCTGAAGCAcaatgtcacaccccaattcttgaatgaataaatataatcgaggtgcaactaattcatagaaataaacaaggaacaaccttgtaaaaacccgaaataggatagaaagtcgggctatgcccctttggatcacaagttttgtttcatgcttctgacaaccgacattcattggcataaattaagtagtgaagtgtctaagctcggtcagatatatcatttgaaatttaacatgaagatcttaagttgggaaaacaaaagactgatatgagtaattgctacagcggaagtctaacataggaatttatctctagcctcagctccgtcccgtcagcaccggccagccaacctgaaaatatttgaaagtatttttgggctaagtactaatgtacttagtgggcatgcattttcataaacatttcattattttcttaaagacagtttatccaatcatacttgacatgacttagaaggttttaaattgaaagaagtacttctaagcatgttaaaacattttctttcatttgtgcgcacatgtcacactccctttctgttactcgctgtgatcccggacctctagccaccgacggatccatttttcccattgcacttgccctgaggacgtaactcagacaagttgaattgacctcgggacgctacccaggcaggccttacatgatacatgctctgGAACACgtccagccaagcacccttataacgcctcttacatgaattagtgcccgatggagatcaacccaccgaaacaactaacaagtgtacacaattctcaaataacgtgttaggccataagagaacctcgatcgatccatgaattgcgagccttaaacagagcagagtgcacataaacattttattggataaacagttttcattacattaaataaacaatttgcatttcattgaaacatttagagcttaataactcaatcatactttgtacatttggaaagtaagcccacctgtctaggcaaagcctgtcgtttaaccttatctctgaatcggagtagcagtgctaatccttctgatgctcaaagcctacaagaaatctattctcaataggtctccttaaatctaatcttaagtcatggtgtagtgcttaacattctatgattcacttagccgggttttcaaaatttaataaataaataattgaaaacatttctcttgagttaagaacaccaacaatattcttactcatctttctttaataattggaattataaataaaaccaattaaatcataaatacttttattgcaaaatataatgcaatttcatgtcatgcttagcatataataagtaatttacttaaaatatgcacataataataatttaatattattatgaaaattatcctttaaataaattaatcaaactaataatagttcaattaattaaaaataagaaagcccaatttaattaattgaaggcaatccaaagtctttaaaaataattaatcaaactaattaatagtctaattaaataaaatatggaagccatttaaatagatgaaatagagcccatgcttaaataaataatagctcatataaatttaaaagatgaggcccaactcaataaaataggaatggcctagactgaataaaataaatcgggcccagctaaataaaattaaaaatcggcccatcactcataaaaatcggcccaatatTCGGCCCAAGTCTCTCAACCCTATTTCCCCTTCTCTTCCTCCCTTCACTCTCACGCACACAacatatctctctctccctctcagccGCTCACTCTCTCTGCGCtctcctgccgccgccaccggacggcagcgccgtccccggaggccggcggctccgcCTCCTCTCTCCTTCCCTTCGACCTCTCTCCTTTCCTCACCTCaagtctccctctcactcttcCCCCACCGCACCCAACAGCAGCCGGAGCCGCCCGCCGTTCTCCCATCTGTTCACCGAACCCGGCGGGAACAGCCTCTGTTCTTCCTCTCCCCCTTGGCGACGACGGACGCCGCTGTCtccctcgatctctctctccGGCTACTGCAACGACAGCCACCACcatctccctcttcctcaccaAATCGCGCTGCCGCGATTCCTCTCTGGAACTCCGGTGAGTCAGCAGCGAGAAGCTACTGTTGCTGCGCCCCCTCTCCAAATTTCAGGCGACGATGACGACTCCTCGCCGCCACCGTCAGCACACCACTCCCACTCCCTCTCTGAAACTTCCGGCGACAGATGACGGGGTCGCCGCCGATGGTAACAACCAGTCGCACCACCGTCAACCCTTATCCCCCCTGACTCGACTCAACACAGCAAGATCGAAGGCAGGgaaacaaaatcaaaacttcAAGACTTCTCTTTTATCAAGTCGATTCTTTCATATGTACAAACATAAGTCTTTTCTTTAAATCAGTAAATGAATTTTGTTATACATACTAAAAACTTGGTTCGATTGTTTATGCGGATAcacacatatttatatatatacacataataGATGTATGCATATGTGCGTTTCTTTGTCTGTGCAGCTGAGTTTTTCAGAATGTGGAACACAAAAATAAGGGCTTTAATctctgttaaaaaaaaaataggataagCAAGGAGTTCAAGATAAAaccttgtgagttgtgagtacTTGAATGGTGGATGATTATGTTCTTGAACCTTTCTTGCGAGAGAGATGAGATATGTGGAATAATTGTGTAGAATGGAAGATTGAAGCTCGGATCAACCAGCTATAAAGTTTGCAAAAGTTTGCAAAAAGAATGGAGTAGGTGGGTGCGGGAGGGAGTAGGTGGgagagtaaaataaaataaagttttccggtttgtactatgaaaactgtaataatcgttcagtgtttgcttaaataaatagctcgtgaaaatacttgaatgctaaattaaataaatatgcaatgcatataaatttaataactaaatttacaaataattttgtaaatcatttttgttggaattaaaaataaattcattttcttttatccggcgtgaatcaacttaatatctaagttcaaaaattattctaaacNNNNNNNNNNNNNNNNNNNNNNNNNNNNNNNNNNNNNNNNNNNNNNNNNNNNNNNNNNNNNNNNNNNNNNNNNNNNNNNNNNNNNNNNNNNNNNNNNNNNAGGATCTCatggagtcagagtaccttcctgaactcctttgcaactcaaacactcgattctatcggtcgaagggaggtttaaaatattgccaactaaacttcactgaacaagttctttggagttagttttgacctaggctttggataatcaaggtttgcctaaggtctaagagaatatatgtaatcagcagtgactgatttttggctttggtattctcttcttcgattcaagctttggagagtttaagcttttggctgagaaataattttggcagagtttcagcttatgtcgttgaatcggtaaagattgaagtgatcctcgagcactacttataggagaagtcttgaatagatccgttggtagagaaggtcttcaagatttcttccgttaaagagtaatttgaacttgggctgaggcttcaatcttcgaggttccttgtttggtgagaatgactatgttgaagagcaggagatgtgacgtctctgataaagtagtcaccaaataggaatgacctctgcagagaaaggacgatcctaaaatctctgcatttaatgcggctgtacttctggagtatgtGGCTTCATTTGAACATtgaaggttcagtccgaggaagaatgtttaactgatacttgactttagtatcagttcgctgattccacgtggcacgcattaagtaatcagttcaagactgagtcttcgactgatacttcagtcggcaacttcagtcttcagtcattcgttcttcagtcttcagtcttcagaacagcaacaaaactagaaaagaactctaacacttgagttcgaacagtttctagtctattacaaacaactcctatggattttggtatcatcaaaacaaggattaggatattccattaagttcccaacactcactcaaagacatggaaacactccatacgagctatagAAGAACAGGAAGGCAACAATTtcatactttcatgctttcggttctcggTGTTTCATTTATAACAATGACAAAAGAaagttaaacacatttgatagcaaggctaaTCCAGGAATTTTCCTTGGAcactctggaactgaacgatccgacaaagcctatcgagtgtttaactctcaaactctttgtgtggaagaaacacctcatgttatTTTTGACGAGTCTACTAATGATTTCAgaaaacaggaaactgaaagaaatgCTGAGAACATTGAAGTTTCCAAGACTGAAATGAAAAGCATCGAACCTACTACAgtgttggtgtggggaccaggaaaagaagaGGATACCGAAaaacttcagtatcagaagagcAGTCAAAGATTAGAAGGTCCGACCGGAGATGCTACAGATAACATCAGTCAAGGTGGAACTCCAACAGTTGAAGAATAAGTTGAACCTACTGCTGCAACaccagttcaacactcccctgctcgAGAAGTAAATGAAGGACTCAGATCAatcctgactgaagaacctccatcCTCACCAGAAGAAATCAAAAAGTATCAAAGATGGCTTGAACTACACTCTAAAgacaacatcattggagaaccatcagacggtgtgaagactcgaagatcaatgtgcaacctcgtctacgACATCAACCACAACTGCATCAACGAGGATGAACATTTCAGCTATTTCTTGTCAGACACTGAGCCCAAGGACATTGAAGAAGCACTAAAGTCCACTCAATGGCttatcgcaatgcaagaagaactcaatgaattcaacaggAATTCAATTTGGGAACTAATGGATCGCCCAGTCGATACAaaagtgattggcttgaaatggattttcaagaacaagaaggaTGAAGAAGGACACGTGGTGAGAAACAAAGAAAGGCTAGTGGccaaaggatacagtcaagaagaaggaatcgactacgatgaaacctttgccccagttgccagactAGAAGCAGTCAAACTTTTCTTAACCTTTGCCGCTCACAGAGgattcaaagtacaccaaatggatgtgaaatttctcaatggagtgctcactaATGAAGTCTACGTAGAACAACCTCTAGGTTTGAGGATGCTGGACCCGAGAAGGTGTgtaagctgaagaaagcgctttatggattgaagcaagctccaagagcgtggtatgatactttCTCTGAGTATCTAgttgaacaaggattcaagaagGAAATAGTTGACAGAGCTCTGTTCACACTAAAAGAAGGAGAGAACCTCCTACTTGGTCAGATCTATGTTGATGACAtcatcttcggatccaaatccgaaaagatgtgcaagaagtttgctgatattATGACAAACAAATTCCAGATGtcaatgatgggagaaatgaatttctttctaggaTTACAAGTAAAGCAGACTAAAGAATGAATACTAATCAAACAGTCAAAGTATGCCAAAGAACTGATCGACAAGTTCGGCATTCAGCatatgaaatcagtcaagattccaatgaacaccaACTAGAAGGTGGATCCAAGATCTGAAgggaaatctgtatcttcaaccaagtacagataaatcattggatcattacactatttgactgctagcagaccagacatcgcatttgcagtcggagtttgtgcaagatatcggTCAGaaccaaaggaagctcatatggatgcagcaaagcggattctaagatatctcaaaggcaaaGGCACGCCCAACATAGAAATGTGTATCCAactgacgacgacttcaagcttaCAGGATACcaagactcagattttgcaggatgcaaaattgatcggaAATCAACTTCAGGAACATGTCagttcctaggcaacaagctcatttcatggttttcaaagaagcagacttcagtcgccacatctacaactgaagctgaatatgttgctgcgggaagttGGTGTTTACAACTCCTAtggctagtccaacaactgaaggaccATGGGATATAAGAAAATGAAGTCCCAAtttattgcgacagctccagcgCTATTGCAATATCTCAGAATCTAGTTCACCACACAAGAGTCAAGCATATCGCAATCCGTCATCACTTTATCCGTAACCATGTGGAAAAGGAGAACATTTTAGTTGAATGGATTCCCACCGTAGTTCAGAGAGCTGACTTGCTGacgatgtaacaccccgatttttcCTAATAGGATTTCCCGATAATACTTGAACTTAGAATATTATTTAAGTGAATTCTCGCCCGGATAAAAAATTTTGTAGATAAAAAAAGGGTAtttctttcaataaaagattttattaaatttaccAAGAGGGATTAAATGCAAATACGTGACTATGTGAATTTATTTCATATTAACACCAGACAAGCTCAAGAAAATGatcttacattttatttttcatttacttttaatttgaattgggCCTAAATAGAACTATTACACTAACTTATCTAGTTTAggtcttatttaattttgagtTAAGATTATGTGTATTTTATAAGCCCATTTTTATCTGGCGGCTGTTTATAGCCGGAGAAGCAGAGCAGCATCGGCTGCTCGGCGAGGCAAGAGGGGGAGGCTTCGGCCACGGCGCCAGCGCTGTCacggcgctgctgctgctgtgctgcTGTCGACACGGCACCGGCGGTGCCAGATCTGGAGGAAAGGAGAGGCAGCGGCGCTGCTCCGTGCATGGACGGCGGAGGCAGCCGCTGCTGCCGCTCAAGAGGGAGACGGGTGAAGGGGAGACGGCGACTGCTGCTATGCTGCGGTCGACGCGGCGCCAGCGGTTTCTTCCGCTGCCGTCgacggagaagagaagagagagggctgggggaagagagagaaagagctgggggaagagagagagaggagaagagagagaactcgaaggagagagagaggggggcgGCTGCCGGCCTCCGTCGGGCGGCAGTAgcgtgagagggagagagagtgagggtgcatctgggtgtgtgtgtgtgcgtgcgtCTGTGttatgtgtgtgcgtgtgtgggttgtgtgtgtgatttttcttttaataaagaaGATGGGTTGTGGGCTAGGGTTTTTAATATTGGGCTATTAAATTTTTGTGCCTATATTATGATTCAAGATGAGTCTGATTTAATGAAAGAATTGGGCTGCATTTTTTTTAGATGTTGGGctgatttaatttttgttaaatcATGCTATactaaaaattatttagttaaGTTCTTAATCtactgaattttttttataagactatttattttattaagtgtaattatttactttatgtgatTTTGAAATATGATATGAATATGCATAGTGAatattgcaataaaagtatttttgataaattcgtttttttttttaagatttctAATCGAGTTTTGAAAATCCGGGTGTAGAATATTAAGATTTAGCAGCTTGGTAGAATTGTTAGCTCATACGATATTTTgcgacctattaagattagattATCTTTTAGGTCCACTTGATAGAAGGTTTTAGCACTGGTTTTACAAGAAGAGAATTGTGCAAATTTTATCTACAGGCTTGTCCTATCAAGGTGGGTTTTATTTTCCAAAGTATACTTTGAGTTATTGAACTCTACTTGTATTATGCAAATGCAAATGAATATCCATGTTAAATTAATGTTTCTTATATCTCTATTGTTTAAAGTGCTCCTATGTTATCTAACGATCGGGTCCTAGCCGGCGTAGCGATTAGATCGCCCTGgttaggattgtgtacacacaaAGGGGTATTGTGGACTGCTCCCACTTGTCTCAGACCGTCAGACTTGGGTTGCTCCCATTTCTGAAACATGCATGGTAGTGGACCtctgtgggctgctcccacaTGTTCACATTACAAGTGAAGCGCCAATAGAGAGAAGACTGGAAATGgatatttattttaagtatgcatggaatgctttcaaatatttctatgttatactgttcatagcatggattattcttttaaatggatttttcaaatattttcaaatggctaaacccactgagtttattagtactcagccctgcaattgttttcaaaaccttttgcaggttgagcggcAGGTGGTGTCGTGCG
This window encodes:
- the LOC130989445 gene encoding uncharacterized protein LOC130989445 → MGVVLRYVNDKGCVIERFIGIVHVVDTCSHSLKDALSALFVKHGLSLSKLRGQGYDGTSNMRATASVERAFSAMKLVKSDLRNRMQDEWMNDSLIVYIENDIFSTIDNEKILQRFQSMSTRRNQLSSLSQTETTTSPSIYS